One Rhodothermales bacterium genomic window carries:
- the gatC gene encoding Asp-tRNA(Asn)/Glu-tRNA(Gln) amidotransferase subunit GatC yields the protein MAITREDVRYMAALARLRFTPEEEARMVEDLEAVLGYMAKLNELDTDGVPPMSHVIDLYNVEREDAAQQRISHAEALKNAPDADGTYFRVPKVIE from the coding sequence ATGGCAATCACCCGCGAAGACGTACGATACATGGCGGCGCTGGCCCGGCTGCGCTTCACCCCCGAGGAAGAGGCGCGCATGGTCGAGGACCTGGAGGCGGTTCTCGGTTACATGGCGAAGCTGAACGAGCTGGACACCGATGGGGTGCCCCCGATGTCGCATGTGATCGACCTGTACAATGTGGAGCGGGAGGATGCCGCGCAGCAGCGGATCAGCCATGCGGAGGCGCTCAAGAATGCACCTGATGCGGACGGCACGTATTTTCGAGTCCCGAAAGTCATCGAATGA